A window of the Scyliorhinus torazame isolate Kashiwa2021f chromosome 12, sScyTor2.1, whole genome shotgun sequence genome harbors these coding sequences:
- the mns1 gene encoding meiosis-specific nuclear structural protein 1 isoform X1 has translation MATYCPTKFARKPNIMLTDDVDDDSEFAQFLKKLEKENSILARMRSDEMAPGKRFQRILRDIEHEKMMDEAIVKAEKRKLLKAKQLEQEERIAKELERIKYEKLKDEKMRQQVRENSLELRELEAKLKAAYVNRERAAQIAEKEANRLEKIKREAEIAKLMKKEHDEATVEEIKEEQKRHEQTVKYQKELEQQLDQNEQRRQEAYDEFLKDKLRIDEIVRKIYDEDQRDRELKMEKMKETQRYIEEFKKQRAEWKRIERERMEAENRKVLEFASAQQTREDDRMAKVRERDEHKNMLYKKLAEEIEKGRHDREELENIRQELYLEKAEEARRQQEMANMEKQIQQRLELQQTYQEQMAFKERRMQAEKEEEDELRRKMMAKLAEDDRIEQMNEQKRRMKQLEHRKAVEKIIEDRRQQYEANQQLELDRQREEERKKAALQNIIEEERQKLLKEHASKLLGYLPKGVFRDEQELELFDDDFRENFKKGSANLSSDDGWDC, from the exons ATG GCTACTTATTGCCCCACTAAATTTGCGAGGAAACCGAATATAATGTTGACTGATGATGTTGACGATGACTCAGAGTTTGCACAATTTCTTAAAAAATTGGAAAAAGAGAACTCTATACTCGCCAGAATGAGATCTGATGAAATGGCACCAGGGAAGCGTTTTCAAAGGATATTACGGGATATAGAACATGAGAAAATGATGGACGAAGCAATTGTAAAG GCAGAAAAAAGAAAATTACTGAAGGCAAAACAACTAGAACAAGAGGAGCGAATTGCCAAGGAACTGGAAAGAATAAAGTATGAAAAGTTAAAAGATGAAAAAATGAGACAGCAAGTCAGAGAAAACAG TCTTGAACTTCGTGAGTTGGAAGCCAAGTTGAAGGCTGCTTATGTGAACAGAGAAAGAGCTGCCCAGATAGCTGAAAAAGAAGCAAATCGTTTAGAGAAGATT AAACGAGAGGCTGAGATTGCGAAATTGATGAAGAAAGAGCACGATGAAGCTACAGTAGAGGAGATTAAGGAAGAACAAAAACGTCATGAACAAACTGTAAAATATCAGAAGGAGCTGGAGCAGCAACTTGATCAAAATGAACAAAGGAGACAGGAAGCTTATGATGAATTCCTAAAAGATAAACTAAGGATTGATGAAATTGTAAGAAAGATCTATGATGAAGATCAGAG GGACAGAGAGCTGAAGATGGAGAAGATGAAGGAAACTCAGAGGTACATTGAGGAGTTCAAGAAGCAGCGAGCTGAATGGAAGAGAATTGAACGTGAAAGAATGGAAGCAGAGAACAGAAAGGTTTTGGAATTTGCTAGTGCGCAACAAACCAGAGAAGATGACCGGATGGCCAAAGTTCGAGAACGAGATGAGCATAAAAATATGTTGTACAAAAAG CTTGCTGAGGAAATTGAAAAGGGACGGCATGATCGTGAAGAATTGGAGAATATCCGACAAGAACTGTATCTTGAAAAGGCAGAAGAGGCTCGTAGACAGCAAGAAATG GCAAACATGGAAAAGCAAATTCAACAGCGTCTCGAATTACAACAGACCTACCAAGAGCAAATGGCTTTCAAAGAGAGGCGTATGCAGGCAGAGAAAGAAGAGGAGGATGAGTTGCGGAGGAAGATGATGGCTAAGCTTGCAGAGGATGACCGTATTGAACAGATGAATGAACAGAAGAGACGTATGAAACAGCTTGAGCATAGGAAGGCTGTGGAGAAAATCATTGAAGATCGACGGCAACAATATGAAGCAAACCAA CAACTGGAACTTGACAGACAACGTGAAGAAGAGAGGAAGAAGGCAGCTCTTCAAAACATAATTGAGGAAGAAAGGCAGAAACTTCTCAAAGAGCACGCCAGCAAACTGCTAGGCTACCTTCCAAAG GGAGTGTTTAGAGATGAGCAAGAGCTTGAACTGTTTGACGATGACTTCAGAGAAAATTTCAAGAAAGGAAGTGCCAATCTGTCTTCAGACGACGGCTGGGATTGTTAG
- the mns1 gene encoding meiosis-specific nuclear structural protein 1 isoform X2: MLTDDVDDDSEFAQFLKKLEKENSILARMRSDEMAPGKRFQRILRDIEHEKMMDEAIVKAEKRKLLKAKQLEQEERIAKELERIKYEKLKDEKMRQQVRENSLELRELEAKLKAAYVNRERAAQIAEKEANRLEKIKREAEIAKLMKKEHDEATVEEIKEEQKRHEQTVKYQKELEQQLDQNEQRRQEAYDEFLKDKLRIDEIVRKIYDEDQRDRELKMEKMKETQRYIEEFKKQRAEWKRIERERMEAENRKVLEFASAQQTREDDRMAKVRERDEHKNMLYKKLAEEIEKGRHDREELENIRQELYLEKAEEARRQQEMANMEKQIQQRLELQQTYQEQMAFKERRMQAEKEEEDELRRKMMAKLAEDDRIEQMNEQKRRMKQLEHRKAVEKIIEDRRQQYEANQQLELDRQREEERKKAALQNIIEEERQKLLKEHASKLLGYLPKGVFRDEQELELFDDDFRENFKKGSANLSSDDGWDC, encoded by the exons ATGTTGACTGATGATGTTGACGATGACTCAGAGTTTGCACAATTTCTTAAAAAATTGGAAAAAGAGAACTCTATACTCGCCAGAATGAGATCTGATGAAATGGCACCAGGGAAGCGTTTTCAAAGGATATTACGGGATATAGAACATGAGAAAATGATGGACGAAGCAATTGTAAAG GCAGAAAAAAGAAAATTACTGAAGGCAAAACAACTAGAACAAGAGGAGCGAATTGCCAAGGAACTGGAAAGAATAAAGTATGAAAAGTTAAAAGATGAAAAAATGAGACAGCAAGTCAGAGAAAACAG TCTTGAACTTCGTGAGTTGGAAGCCAAGTTGAAGGCTGCTTATGTGAACAGAGAAAGAGCTGCCCAGATAGCTGAAAAAGAAGCAAATCGTTTAGAGAAGATT AAACGAGAGGCTGAGATTGCGAAATTGATGAAGAAAGAGCACGATGAAGCTACAGTAGAGGAGATTAAGGAAGAACAAAAACGTCATGAACAAACTGTAAAATATCAGAAGGAGCTGGAGCAGCAACTTGATCAAAATGAACAAAGGAGACAGGAAGCTTATGATGAATTCCTAAAAGATAAACTAAGGATTGATGAAATTGTAAGAAAGATCTATGATGAAGATCAGAG GGACAGAGAGCTGAAGATGGAGAAGATGAAGGAAACTCAGAGGTACATTGAGGAGTTCAAGAAGCAGCGAGCTGAATGGAAGAGAATTGAACGTGAAAGAATGGAAGCAGAGAACAGAAAGGTTTTGGAATTTGCTAGTGCGCAACAAACCAGAGAAGATGACCGGATGGCCAAAGTTCGAGAACGAGATGAGCATAAAAATATGTTGTACAAAAAG CTTGCTGAGGAAATTGAAAAGGGACGGCATGATCGTGAAGAATTGGAGAATATCCGACAAGAACTGTATCTTGAAAAGGCAGAAGAGGCTCGTAGACAGCAAGAAATG GCAAACATGGAAAAGCAAATTCAACAGCGTCTCGAATTACAACAGACCTACCAAGAGCAAATGGCTTTCAAAGAGAGGCGTATGCAGGCAGAGAAAGAAGAGGAGGATGAGTTGCGGAGGAAGATGATGGCTAAGCTTGCAGAGGATGACCGTATTGAACAGATGAATGAACAGAAGAGACGTATGAAACAGCTTGAGCATAGGAAGGCTGTGGAGAAAATCATTGAAGATCGACGGCAACAATATGAAGCAAACCAA CAACTGGAACTTGACAGACAACGTGAAGAAGAGAGGAAGAAGGCAGCTCTTCAAAACATAATTGAGGAAGAAAGGCAGAAACTTCTCAAAGAGCACGCCAGCAAACTGCTAGGCTACCTTCCAAAG GGAGTGTTTAGAGATGAGCAAGAGCTTGAACTGTTTGACGATGACTTCAGAGAAAATTTCAAGAAAGGAAGTGCCAATCTGTCTTCAGACGACGGCTGGGATTGTTAG